DNA sequence from the Halococcus salsus genome:
ACCCCTGCCCGACCAGCCGTTTCGACGTCTTCAGGGCGACCGTCGGTCCCGTCGCGATCTCCTCGACGAACTCCGCGGCGCGCTCGTCGAACTCGCTCTCGGGGTAGACGTGGTTGAACAACCCCAGCGACTCCGCGCGGTCGGCCTCGACGAGCTCGCCGGTCAAAACCAGCTCCTTCGCGGTGTTCTCACCCACGATCCGCGGCAGGAAGTACGAGGTGCCCGAATCCACCGCCAGTCCCACCTGTCGGAAGCCGAAACTGATCTTCGACTCCTCGCTCGCGAGTTGGACGTCGCAGGCCACCGCGAGGTTCGCGCCCGCGCCGAACGCCACACCGTCGATCTTCGCCACCGTGGGCAGCGAGAAGCGCGCGACCCGCGTGATCGCCCGGCTGGTGTCCTGCACGATCCGCTCGACCGCCTCCG
Encoded proteins:
- a CDS encoding enoyl-CoA hydratase/isomerase family protein, which produces MSDEDAVLLDVEDGVATLTVNRPDVRNALTHEVSRGILDALDEVEGSDARCLVVTGAGGAFSAGGDVNAMAERLAGDVPLAEAVERIVQDTSRAITRVARFSLPTVAKIDGVAFGAGANLAVACDVQLASEESKISFGFRQVGLAVDSGTSYFLPRIVGENTAKELVLTGELVEADRAESLGLFNHVYPESEFDERAAEFVEEIATGPTVALKTSKRLVGQGFESTLDQAMENEAAAQAAVFETHDHREGAESFMGREEPDFEGW